From the genome of Uranotaenia lowii strain MFRU-FL chromosome 1, ASM2978415v1, whole genome shotgun sequence, one region includes:
- the LOC129738086 gene encoding uncharacterized protein LOC129738086, with product MQAGNQDKQDKQDKQDKQDKQDKQDEQDKQNKQDKQDKQDKQDKQDKQDKQDKQDKQNKQDKQDTQNKQGKQARQARQARQAKQARQQDKQDKQDKQDKQDKQDKQDKQDKQDKQDKQDKQNEQDKQDKQDKQDKQDEQKRSCKANKASMAREVSKASGARKASKIIKAS from the exons ATGCAAGCAGGCAACCAAGACAAGCAAGACAAGCAAGACAAGCAAGACAAGCAAGACAAGCAAGACAAGCAAGACGAGCAAGACAAGCAAAACAAGCAAGACAAGCAAGACAAGCAAGACAAGCAAGACAAGCAAGACAAGCAAGATAAGCAAGACAAGCAAGACAAACAAAACAAGCAAGACAAGCAAGACACGCAAAACAAGCAAGGCAAGCAAG CAAGACAAGCAAGACAAGCAAGACAAGCAAAACAAGCAAGACAGCAAGACAAGCAAGACAAGCAAGACAAGCAAGACAAGCAAGACAAGCAAGACAAGCAAGACAAGCAAGACAAGCAAGACAAGCAAGACAAGCAAGACAAGCAAAACGAGCAAGACAAGCAAGACAAGCAAGATAAGCAAGACAAGCAAGACGAGCAAAAGAGGTCATGCAAGGCAAACAAGGCAAGCATGGCAAGAGAGGTTAGCAAAGCAAGCGGGGCAAGAAAAGCAAGTAAAATAATCAAGGCGAGCTAA